In Geminocystis sp. NIES-3708, a single window of DNA contains:
- the ybeY gene encoding rRNA maturation RNase YbeY has protein sequence MTKYELELYVEDLFFPDNDQKSPISESQWQKWFEKWLNLVDIDFDEDKIYEISLLLTDDKEIQSLNTQFRHKNQPTDVLTFAALEADFPDHDLMDSVTLGDIIMSVETAQKQAQLQQHSLKTELAWLASHGFLHLLGWDHPDDDSLRKMLTQQEFLLNAIGLQSPAVADFFF, from the coding sequence ATGACAAAATATGAACTCGAACTGTACGTAGAAGATTTATTTTTTCCTGATAATGATCAAAAATCACCAATAAGTGAATCTCAGTGGCAAAAATGGTTTGAAAAATGGTTAAATCTTGTTGATATTGATTTCGATGAAGATAAAATTTATGAAATAAGTCTTTTACTAACTGATGATAAAGAAATTCAAAGTTTAAATACTCAATTTCGCCATAAAAATCAACCTACTGATGTATTAACTTTTGCAGCCCTAGAAGCAGATTTTCCCGATCATGATTTGATGGATTCTGTTACCCTTGGGGATATTATTATGTCGGTGGAAACTGCCCAAAAACAAGCTCAATTACAACAGCATTCTCTCAAAACGGAATTAGCATGGTTAGCTAGTCATGGTTTTTTACATCTTTTAGGTTGGGATCATCCTGATGATGATTCTCTCAGAAAAATGCTCACCCAACAAGAGTTTCTTCTTAATGCTATTGGTTTACAATCTCCTGCTGTGGCTGATTTTTTCTTTTGA
- a CDS encoding glutamate-5-semialdehyde dehydrogenase, translating into MSQNSIQSISQILYQAHQAFLQMSSIKGIERSQAVLRMVQKLEECFDDILQANTLDLEISKEMAVPNLILEWLKLTPQRLKSTLEILKTLADLPDPFQKVINSPYQVTYCQNYSQLMPLGVIAFIYEALPELAIIIAGLTIKTGNSLILKGSSEASNTNSIIVQVLQVALEEANFPPSCVQFLPPEEGYSMEELVTQDQYLNLIIPYGRPSLIHKVTHIATAPVLKSAMGNCSLYWSLCHDLDLVRHVIVDSYNTIPDQVNAIEKVLINKQQKPNSIIRLFNHLKEQKFNLVADESLVKEFPEYLTLIKPNQWNQPFLNKTIAFRFVDNLNDAIAWINEYSSGHADCLVTESYQEGRIFAMEIDSALIYINTSPRFYRYLQGSNSIFLGVSNQKGNRRGLISLETFTTLKQIVVGDGEI; encoded by the coding sequence ATGAGTCAAAATTCTATACAATCTATTTCTCAAATCCTATATCAAGCCCATCAAGCATTTTTACAAATGAGTAGTATCAAAGGAATTGAACGCTCTCAAGCTGTATTACGAATGGTGCAAAAACTTGAAGAATGCTTTGATGATATTTTACAGGCTAATACTTTGGATTTAGAAATCAGCAAAGAAATGGCAGTGCCCAATCTAATCTTAGAATGGTTGAAGTTGACTCCTCAAAGACTGAAATCGACTTTAGAAATACTTAAAACTCTAGCAGATTTACCAGATCCTTTTCAAAAAGTTATCAATTCTCCTTATCAAGTTACTTACTGTCAGAATTACTCGCAGTTGATGCCTTTAGGAGTTATTGCTTTTATTTACGAAGCCTTACCAGAATTAGCAATAATTATCGCAGGATTAACCATCAAAACGGGCAACAGTTTAATTTTAAAAGGTAGTAGTGAAGCTAGTAATACTAATTCTATTATTGTTCAAGTTTTACAAGTTGCCTTAGAAGAGGCTAATTTCCCACCGTCGTGTGTACAATTTTTGCCGCCAGAAGAAGGATATTCTATGGAAGAACTAGTCACTCAAGATCAATATCTCAACTTAATTATTCCCTATGGACGACCAAGTTTAATTCATAAAGTCACTCATATAGCAACCGCACCAGTGTTAAAATCTGCTATGGGTAATTGTTCTTTATATTGGTCATTATGTCATGATTTAGATTTAGTTCGCCATGTAATTGTTGATAGTTACAACACAATACCTGATCAAGTTAATGCCATTGAAAAGGTTTTAATCAATAAACAACAAAAACCTAATTCTATTATCAGATTATTTAACCATCTTAAAGAACAAAAATTTAACCTTGTCGCCGATGAATCTTTAGTTAAAGAATTTCCTGAATATCTAACTTTAATTAAACCAAATCAATGGAATCAACCTTTTCTTAATAAAACCATTGCTTTTCGTTTTGTGGATAACTTAAATGATGCCATTGCTTGGATTAATGAATATAGTAGTGGTCATGCTGATTGTTTAGTTACAGAATCTTATCAAGAAGGGCGAATTTTTGCGATGGAAATAGATAGTGCATTGATTTATATTAATACTTCTCCTCGTTTTTATCGTTATTTACAAGGTAGTAATTCCATTTTTTTAGGTGTATCTAATCAAAAAGGAAATCGACGAGGATTAATTAGTCTTGAAACCTTCACTACCCTTAAACAAATTGTTGTTGGCGACGGAGAAATTTAA
- a CDS encoding shikimate kinase, whose amino-acid sequence MKNILRGLNVYLIGMMGSGKSTIGKILAERLHYRFLDTDEMIEKISHKTINQIFAEEGEASFRKLESAILQEISAYIRTVIATGGGIILCQDNWSHLRDGMVIWLDAPINLLVERLADDNTRPLLHQEDLTIKLTKLRQQRESLYQQADIILPITDNDTPEDIVEKLLQEIPLHVKPEFNPELN is encoded by the coding sequence ATGAAAAATATTTTAAGAGGTTTAAACGTTTATTTAATTGGTATGATGGGATCAGGTAAAAGCACCATCGGAAAAATATTAGCAGAAAGATTACATTATCGTTTTTTAGACACTGATGAGATGATCGAAAAAATAAGTCATAAAACGATTAATCAAATTTTTGCAGAAGAAGGTGAAGCCAGTTTTCGTAAATTAGAAAGTGCTATTTTACAAGAGATTTCTGCTTATATTCGCACTGTTATCGCTACGGGAGGTGGAATTATTTTATGTCAAGACAACTGGAGTCACTTAAGAGATGGTATGGTTATTTGGTTAGATGCACCAATCAACCTTTTAGTCGAAAGATTAGCGGATGATAATACTCGTCCTTTATTACATCAAGAAGATTTAACTATAAAATTGACGAAATTACGACAACAAAGAGAATCTTTATATCAACAAGCGGATATTATTCTTCCCATCACTGATAATGACACCCCTGAAGATATTGTCGAAAAATTGCTTCAAGAAATTCCTCTCCATGTTAAACCAGAGTTTAATCCCGAATTAAATTAA